Proteins found in one Macaca nemestrina isolate mMacNem1 chromosome 4, mMacNem.hap1, whole genome shotgun sequence genomic segment:
- the LOC105471254 gene encoding serine protease 58-like isoform X2: MKGFLIVALLSAAGAVLAKDSKDNQESSYNFTIPYMVYLQSFPEPCVGSLIHPDWVLTAAHCPLPVEIRLGVSQPSITNKKQQIRNYSSIVTYPDFDAKSLNNDLMMIKLSTPASLNPHVGTIAIALEPIPFNESCFIPTWTWNEYKNRIVEDKDATTSYLK; encoded by the exons GAGCTGTTCTGGCTAAAGACTCTAAAGATAATCAGGAATCATCATACAATTTTACTATTCCTTACATGGTCTATCTTCAGTCCTTCCCAGAACCCTGTGTGGGGTCTCTCATTCATCCTGACTGGGTATTGACAGCTGCCCACTGCCCCTTACC tgttgaaatCCGACTGGGAGTTTCTCAACCTAGCATCACAAATAAGAAACAACAGATACGAAACTATTCATCGATTGTGACCTACCCTGACTTTGATGCAAAATCTTTGAACAATGACCTAATGATGATCAAACTGTCAACGCCTGCTTCACTCAACCCACATGTGGGGACTATAGCCATAGCCTTGGAACCCATTCCATTTAATGAGTCCTGCTTTATTCCAACCTGGACCTGGAATGAATATAAAAACC GTATTGTTGAGGATAAGGATGCCACCACTTCATATCTGAAATGA